A stretch of the Nakaseomyces glabratus chromosome L, complete sequence genome encodes the following:
- the ELO2 gene encoding fatty acid elongase ELO2 (CAGL0L08184g~Predicted fatty acid elongase with role in sphingolipid biosynthetic process; mutants show reduced sensitivity to caspofungin and increased sensitivity to micafungin), whose product MTTIIPLLKQYSAPVFERYPVLHNYVPTVEKPFFNINLWENFDHFVTLATNGKFIPSEFQFVAGELPLSELQPVLIAIATYYIVIFGGKFVLSYSKPFKLNGLFQLHNLFLTTISLTLLVLMVEQLTPMIYHHGLFYAICNEGAWTQPMVTLYYMNYIVKFIEFIDTLFLVLKHKKLTFLHTYHHGATALLCYTQLVGTTSISWVPISLNLGVHVVMYWYYFLAARGIRVWWKEWVTRFQIIQFILDIGFIYFAVYQKATHLYFPTLPHCGECVGSTTATFAGCAIISSYLVLFISFYINVYKRKGSKASRVVKRVHGGVAAKVNEYVNVDLQNVSTPSPSPVAKDRRRKR is encoded by the coding sequence ATGACTACCATTATTCCACTACTAAAGCAATACTCAGCACCAGTTTTCGAACGTTATCCGGTGTTACACAATTATGTACCCACTGTGGAGAAGCCCTTTTTCAACATCAACTTATGGGAAAACTTCGACCATTTTGTAACCCTAGCAACTAATGGCAAATTTATTCCAAGCGAATTCCAATTTGTCGCTGGTGAACTTCCTCTAAGTGAGCTACAACCAGTACTTATCGCTATTGCTACTTACTACATCGTCATCTTTGGTGGTAAGTTTGTACTAAGTTACTCCAAACCGTTCAAGTTGAACGGTTTGTTCCAATTGCATAACTTGTTTCTAACTACCATCTCATTAACATTGCTGGTTTTGATGGTAGAGCAATTGACTCCAATGATCTACCATCACGGTTTATTCTATGCCATCTGTAACGAAGGTGCCTGGACACAACCCATGGTTACTTTGTACTACATGAACTACATTGTTAAGTTTATTGAGTTTATTGACACCCTCTTCTTGGTTCTAAAACACAAGAAATTGACCTTTTTGCACACATACCATCATGGTGCCACAGCTTTGTTATGCTATACTCAATTGGTAGGTACTACCTCCATCTCTTGGGTGccaatttctttgaatcTGGGTGTTCACGTTGTTATGTACTGGTATTATTTCTTAGCCGCTAGAGGAATTAGAGTCTGGTGGAAGGAATGGGTCACTAGATTCCAGATCATCCAATTCATTTTGGATATTGGTTTTATCTACTTTGCAGTATACCAGAAAGCTACCCACTTATACTTCCCAACTCTGCCACATTGTGGTGAATGTGTTGGTTCTACAACCGCTACTTTTGCTGGGTGTGCCATCATCTCATCTTACTTGGTCTTATTCATCTCATTTTACATCAATGTCTACAAGCGTAAGGGTTCCAAGGCAAGCAGAGTGGTCAAAAGGGTTCACGGTGGTGTTGCCGCTAAGGTCAATGAGTACGTTAATGTTGATCTACAGAATGTCTCTACTCCATCCCCTTCACCAGTTGCCAAagatagaagaagaaagagataa
- the RRP43 gene encoding exosome non-catalytic core subunit RRP43 (CAGL0L08206g~Ortholog(s) have role in exonucleolytic trimming to generate mature 3'-end of 5.8S rRNA from tricistronic rRNA transcript (SSU-rRNA, 5.8S rRNA and LSU-rRNA), more), with protein MTETISVHPVSFPPEVLARISPDLTLQRHLSLGIRPSLRKFDEFRDVQINEETLSRYSEQCQFDANDTSNGILGSNVLKSGNTMVITTITGGIIEDAYNNEFGDLDIGEQELLHLEDAPADSLSNYTSIYPVVEVERGRVGACTDEEMTISQKLYQSLLYSRVLPKSSLKVKPGVRSTDENGISTITYPDGNVNDDEMSNVVQIKKKWSYVLYAKITVFGRTGPVFDLCWNSLIYALQSTKLPMTFIDEKATDLRVSIRTKGRSTTVKETYEIFADPKRYSDLVIKKERIAYSSNFGIIELNPEEQILNGEESSENSATPDGTDATDVEMDVVRPEPETVLLADIDTEAEEATINSTVNILTDEQGKMCHFSINGGGAIITPELIRNCLTLANERSSDLSRKCLRN; from the coding sequence ATGACTGAAACAATTAGTGTGCATCCTGTTTCTTTTCCACCTGAGGTACTGGCTCGTATATCTCCTGATCTAACATTACAAAGACATTTATCTTTGGGAATTCGACCAAGTTTACgtaaatttgatgaatttcGAGACGTGCAGATAAATGAAGAAACCTTATCAAGATACTCCGAGCAGTGTCAATTTGATGCCAACGATACTAGCAATGGGATTCTTGGTTCAAATGTGCTTAAGAGTGGCAATACCATGGTTATTACTACGATAACAGGTGGTATTATTGAAGATGCATATAATAACGAGTTTGGGGATTTAGACATAGGTGAGCAAGAGCTCTTGCATTTGGAGGATGCACCCGCTGATTCTTTGAGTAACTATACCTCTATATATCCTGTGGTTGAAGTTGAAAGAGGTAGAGTAGGTGCATGtactgatgaagaaatgaCTATATCTCAGAAACTTTATCAATCACTACTGTATTCAAGAGTGCTACCGAAGAGTTCATTGAAGGTTAAACCAGGTGTAAGATCGACAGATGAAAATGGTATTAGTACTATAACTTACCCAGATGGAAATGtaaatgatgatgaaatgaGCAACGTAGTACagataaaaaagaaatggtcCTATGTTTTATATGCAAAAATAACCGTGTTTGGTAGAACTGGTCCAGTGTTCGATCTTTGTTGGAATTCTTTAATTTATGCTTTACAATCTACAAAGCTTCCAATGACATTTATAGACGAGAAAGCAACCGACTTAAGGGTCAGTATCAGAACTAAAGGTAGAAGCACTACAGTTAAGGAAACTTATGAAATTTTTGCTGATCCTAAGAGATATTCTGATCTAGTTATTAAGAAAGAAAGGATTGcatattcatcaaattttggTATTATTGAACTGAATCCAGAAGAACAAATTCTAAATGGTGAAGAGAGCTCTGAAAATTCTGCTACTCCGGATGGGACAGATGCAACAGATGTTGAAATGGATGTGGTCAGGCCTGAGCCTGAGACGGTTCTTTTGGCAGATATAGATACTGAAGCAGAAGAGGCAACAATTAATAGCACTGTCAATATTTTGACTGACGAGCAAGGGAAGATGTGtcatttttcaataaacGGAGGTGGCGCTATTATTACACCAGAATTGATAAGGAATTGTCTCACATTAGCAAATGAGAGATCATCTGATTTATCTAGGAAATGTTTGAGAAATTAG
- the RBK1 gene encoding putative ribokinase (CAGL0L08228g~Ortholog(s) have cytosol, nucleus localization): protein MGITVIGSLNYDLVTYTDKVPDGGETIRANSFETHTGGKGCNQCIAIARLKNPQDNYTVRMVGSVGNDAFGAQLLDTLRRDGVDVDQVKVLEGVSTGTATILVEEKLGGQNRILIVKGANGESKYSSQQLKDMFKETKEKEYVVFQQEIPNADCVMKWIHDNISNSVIVFNPSPFQPIAKAHWNAVDVLVVNEIEALQVIEDAEGPEKVKEYKEMINDNFISTYKNIAIRLKSQYVNPEGKRAVIITLGSKGVLYVSKQNPEVGYMDAIHDVKVVDSTGAGDTFLGALVTQLYEGKPLSEAIKFATFSSSLAIQKNGAAESIPKHNDVKAVLS from the coding sequence ATGGGTATTACTGTTATTGGTTCTTTGAACTACGATTTAGTGACCTATACTGACAAAGTTCCGGATGGAGGGGAAACAATACGTGCAAATTCGTTCGAGACTCATACAGGAGGTAAGGGTTGCAATCAATGTATAGCTATTGCCAGATTGAAAAACCCTCAAGACAATTATACTGTCCGAATGGTAGGAAGTGTTGGTAATGATGCCTTTGGTGCTCAATTACTGGATACATTGAGAAGAGATGGTGTTGATGTTGACCAAGTCAAGGTGTTAGAAGGTGTCAGCACTGGTACAGCTACAATATTGGTGGAAGAGAAACTTGGTGGCCAAAATAGAATTTTGATTGTTAAAGGGGCCAATGGCGAAAGTAAATATAGTAGCCAACAATTGAAGGATATgttcaaagaaacaaaagaaaaggagtATGTGGTATTCCAACAAGAAATTCCTAATGCCGATTGTGTGATGAAATGGATTCATGATAATATTAGCAACTCTGTAATTGTATTCAATCCTTCACCATTTCAACCTATTGCAAAAGCACATTGGAATGCTGTTGACGTTTTAGTGGTTAATGAGATTGAAGCTCTTCAAGTAATAGAAGATGCAGAAGGACCTGAGAAAGTCAAAGAGTACAAAGAGATGattaatgataattttATTAGCACTTACAAAAATATAGCTATTCGCTTAAAGAGTCAATATGTAAATCCAGAAGGAAAGAGGGCAGTAATTATTACCCTGGGTTCGAAAGGTGTTCTATACGTATCTAAACAAAACCCAGAAGTCGGTTACATGGATGCAATACATGATGTAAAAGTAGTTGATAGTACTGGTGCAGGTGATACCTTTTTGGGTGCTCTAGTAACCCAACTTTATGAAGGAAAACCATTGTCAGAAGCTATCAAGTTTGCCACTTTTAGTAGTTCGTTGGCAATTCAAAAAAACGGTGCTGCTGAGAGTATTCCAAAGCATAATGATGTGAAGGCTGTATTATCGTAA
- the SSL2 gene encoding TFIIH/NER complex ATPase/helicase subunit SSL2 (CAGL0L08250g~Ortholog(s) have role in transcription initiation from RNA polymerase II promoter and nucleus localization): MTDTEKHVHRPDEEDDEEQVVAKPRRVVPMMEGFFSSDDESAATDENEPDEDYDLNEDDKLTKDMTSKGNDEPEEKVMSTVRLTEKPRGRKKGAAAKSKIGTASYDKMKDRDLMADADNDIPADFVPDSVSAMFRTHDFSYLKLKPDHASRPIWISPSDGRIILESFSPLAEQAQDFLVTIAEPISRPSHIHEYKITAYSLYAAVSVGLETDDIISVLDRLSKVPVAQSIINFIKGATISYGKVKLVIKHNRYFVETTQADILKMLLRDPIIGPLRIDGEHQAQVDGNKGTGTSSVDKSSINPNDVEAMFSAVVGEGANGEEDEENEDDIDAVHSFEIANSSVEIVKRRCQEIDYPVLEEYDFRNDNRNPDLEIDLKPSTQIRPYQEKSLSKMFGNGRARSGIIVLPCGAGKTLVGITAACTIKKSVIVLCTSSVSVMQWRQQFLQWCTLQPENCAVFTSDNKEMFQTESGLVVSTYSMVANTRNRSHDSQKVMDFLTGREWGFIILDEVHVVPAAMFRRVVSTIAAHAKLGLTATLVREDDKISDLNFLIGPKLYEANWMELSQKGHIANVQCAEVWCPMTAEFYQEYLRETARKRMLLYIMNPTKFQACQFLIQYHERRGDKIIVFSDNVYALQEYALKLGKPFIFGSTPQQERMNILQNFQYNDQINTIFLSKVGDTSIDLPEATCLIQISSHYGSRRQEAQRLGRILRAKRRNDEGFNAFFYSLVSKDTQEMYYSTKRQAFLVDQGYAFKVITHLHGMENLPNLAYASARERRELLQEVLLKNEEAAGIEIGDDADNSIGRGGSLYKKARSKAMRGEGSLAGLAGGEDMAYMEYSTKAKDLKEHHPLIRKMYYKNLKR; this comes from the coding sequence ATGACTGATACTGAAAAGCATGTTCATAGAcctgatgaagaagatgacgagGAGCAGGTAGTTGCCAAGCCTAGAAGAGTTGTTCCAATGATGGAGGGATTCTTCTCTAGTGACGATGAATCCGCTGctacagatgagaatgAACCTGATGAAGACTATGATCttaatgaagatgataaaCTGACTAAGGACATGACCAGTAAAGGTAACGATGAGCCAGAGGAGAAAGTAATGAGTACTGTGAGACTTACAGAGAAGCCTCGTGGTAGAAAGAAAGGTGCAGCAGCTAAGTCGAAGATTGGAACTGCCAGTTACGATAAGATGAAAGATAGGGATTTGATGGCTGATGCAGATAATGATATTCCTGCTGACTTTGTCCCTGATTCGGTCTCAGCAATGTTTAGGACACATGATTTTAGCTACTTGAAGTTAAAGCCAGATCACGCCTCAAGACCAATTTGGATCTCCCCAAGCGATGGTAGAATAATATTGGAGAGTTTCTCACCCTTGGCGGAACAAGCACAAGACTTTTTGGTCACAATTGCAGAGCCTATCAGTAGACCTTCTCATATTCATGAGTATAAAATTACTGCATACTCTCTTTATGCTGCAGTTTCTGTAGGTTTGGAAACTGATGACATCATATCAGTTTTGGATAGACTTTCGAAAGTTCCAGTTGCCCAATCTATTATAAATTTCATAAAAGGAGCCACCATCTCATATGGTAAAGTGAAGCTGGTCATCAAACATAACAGATATTTTGTGGAGACAACACAAGCTGACATTCTAAAAATGCTGTTAAGAGATCCCATAATTGGCCCACTTCGTATAGATGGTGAACATCAAGCACAAGTAGATGGTAATAAAGGTACAGGTACATCGTCAGTGGATAAAAGTAGTATAAATCCTAATGATGTAGAAGCCATGTTTTCTGCTGTTGTTGGAGAAGGTGCAAACGGggaggaagatgaagagaatgaagatgatataGACGCCGTGCATTCATTTGAAATTGCAAATAGCTCGGTTGAAATTGTTAAAAGAAGATgtcaagaaattgattaCCCCGTCTTAGAAGAATATGATTTCAGAAATGATAATAGAAACCCAGATCTAGAAATTGATTTGAAACCATCAACACAAATTAGACCGTATCAGGAAAAATCGTTAAGTAAAATGTTTGGTAACGGTCGTGCAAGAAGTGGAATTATTGTGCTACCGTGTGGTGCAGGTAAAACACTTGTGGGTATCACTGCTGCTTGTACTATCAAGAAATCTGTTATTGTCCTTTGTACATCATCTGTTTCGGTTATGCAATGGAGACAACAATTTTTGCAATGGTGTACATTACAACCTGAAAATTGTGCAGTTTTCACTTCTGACAACAAGGAAATGTTTCAAACAGAATCTGGTCTAGTTGTTTCCACCTACTCTATGGTTGCAAATACAAGAAACAGATCCCATGACTCTCAAAAAGTTATGGATTTCTTAACAGGTAGAGAATGGGGCTTTATTATCTTAGATGAAGTTCATGTCGTTCCCGCAGCTATGTTCCGTAGAGTGGTTTCAACAATCGCAGCACACGCAAAATTAGGTTTGACTGCAACATTGGTCAGAGAAGATGATAAGATTAGTGATTTGAACTTTTTGATTGGACCTAAGTTATATGAGGCCAACTGGATGGAACTATCACAAAAGGGACATATCGCAAATGTGCAATGTGCTGAGGTATGGTGTCCAATGACAGCAGAATTCTATCAAGAGTATTTACGTGAAACtgcaagaaaaagaatGTTATTGTATATCATGAATCCCACAAAATTCCAGGCATGTCAATTTTTGATTCAATATCATGAGAGAAGAGGTGACaaaattattgttttttctgATAATGTTTATGCGCTTCAAGAATATGCGTTAAAATTAGGGAAACCGTTTATTTTTGGTTCGACACCTCAACAAGAGCGTATGaatattcttcaaaactttcaatACAATGATCAGATTAATACAATTTTCTTATCTAAAGTTGGTGACACATCAATCGATTTGCCAGAAGCAACATGTTTGATTCAAATATCATCTCATTATGGTTCCCGTCGTCAAGAAGCTCAACGTCTAGGTAGAATTTTGCGTGCTAAAAGACGTAATGATGAAGGTTTTAACGCATTTTTCTATTCATTAGTTTCAAAAGATACCCAAGAAATGTACTATTCAACCAAAAGGCAGGCCTTTTTAGTTGATCAAGGTTATGCATTCAAAGTTATTACTCACTTACATGGAATGGAAAACTTACCAAATCTTGCATATGCATCGGCTAGAGAACGTAGGGAACTACTACAGGAGgttttgttgaagaatgaAGAAGCTGCTGGTATTGAGATTGGCGATGATGCCGACAATTCCATTGGTCGTGGTGGTAGCTTGTATAAGAAAGCGAGATCAAAGGCGATGAGAGGAGAGGGGTCTCTGGCAGGCCTTGCAGGTGGTGAAGATATGGCATATATGGAATATAGCACTAAGGCAAAAGATCTTAAGGAACATCATCCATTAATTAGAAAAATGTATTATAAGAATTTAAAGCGATAA
- the CCT2 gene encoding chaperonin-containing T-complex subunit CCT2 (CAGL0L08272g~Ortholog(s) have unfolded protein binding activity, role in protein folding and chaperonin-containing T-complex, nucleus localization) → MSVQIFGDQVTEERAENARMSAFVGAIAVGDLVKSTLGPKGMDKLLQSASSENSLVTNDGATILKSIPLDNPAAKVLVNISKVQDDEVGDGTTSVTVLSAELLREAEKMIDQARIHPQTIIEGFRIASAAALKALDSAAVDNSSDSEKFHSDLVHIAKTTLSSKILSQDKEYFSNMATDAILRLKGSTNLEHIQIIKILGGKLSDSFLDSGFILQKKFGNNQPKRVEKAKILLANTALDTDKVKIFGTKFKVDSTSKLAQLEKAERDKMASKINKISKFGINTFINRQLIYDYPEQLFTDMNINSIEHADFEGIERLALVTGGEVVSTFDDPEKCKLGECDLIEEVIIGEETFLKFSGCKAGEACTIVLRGATDQVLDEAERSLHDALSVLSQTTKETRTVLGGGCAEMIMSKAVDTQAQNVDGKKALAVEAFARALRQLPTILADNAGFDSSELVSKLRSSIYNGISTSGLDLDNGTIADMRELGIVESYKLKRAVVSSASEAAEVLLRVDNIIRAKPRTADRHM, encoded by the coding sequence ATGAGTGTCCAAATTTTTGGCGATCAGGTTACCGAAGAGCGTGCTGAAAATGCACGTATGTCAGCCTTTGTTGGTGCCATTGCAGTTGGTGACTTAGTGAAGAGTACATTGGGTCCTAAAGGTATGGACAAGCTGTTACAGAGTGCCTCTAGTGAGAATTCACTTGTCACCAATGATGGTGCCACTATCTTGAAGTCTATTCCATTGGACAACCCTGCCGCAAAGGTGCTGGTTAACATCAGTAAAGTGCaagatgatgaagttgGTGACGGTACTACTAGTGTCACTGTTCTAAGTGCAGAATTGCTGAGAGAAGCTGAAAAAATGATTGATCAGGCTAGAATCCATCCACAAACGATTATTGAGGGGTTCCGTATTGCTTCCGCTGCGGCACTGAAAGCATTGGACTCTGCTGCTGTGGATAACTCTAGCGATTCAGAGAAATTTCACTCCGACCTAGTTCACATAGCCAAGACAACTCTATCTTCTAAGATCTTGTCTCAGGACAAGGAATACTTCTCCAACATGGCGACGGATGCCATACTAAGACTAAAGGGTTCAACAAACTTAGAACATATCCAAATTATTAAGATTTTAGGTGGGAAGCTATCTGACTCATTCCTGGACTCAGGTTTCATCTTGCAGAAGAAATTTGGTAACAACCAGCCAAAGAGAGTTGAGAAAGCCAAGATATTACTTGCCAACACGGCACTAGATACAGACAAAGTTAAGATTTTCGgaacaaaatttaaagtTGACTCTACATCCAAATTAGCCCAATTGGAGAAAGCGGAGCGTGATAAGATGGCCAGCAAGATAAACAAGATCTCTAAATTTGGTATTAATACCTTCATAAACAGACAATTGATCTACGACTATCCAGAGCAACTTTTTACTGACATGAACATAAATTCCATTGAACACGCTGACTTTGAAGGTATTGAGAGATTGGCATTAGTCACTGGTGGTGAAGTAGTCTCTACATTCGACGATCCTGAGAAGTGCAAATTAGGTGAGTGTGATTTGATTGAAGAAGTTATTATTGGTGAAGAGACTTTCTTGAAGTTCAGTGGTTGTAAAGCGGGTGAAGCTTGTACCATTGTACTAAGAGGAGCTACTGACCAGGTGTTAGACGAGGCTGAAAGATCCCTGCATGATGCTTTATCAGTGCTATCTCAGACTACAAAGGAGACCCGTACCGTTTTGGGTGGTGGCTGTGCAGAAATGATTATGTCTAAAGCCGTAGATACCCAGGCCCAAAATGTTGACGGTAAGAAGGCACTAGCTGTAGAGGCATTTGCAAGAGCACTAAGACAACTACCAACCATCTTGGCTGACAACGCAGGCTTCGACAGTAGTGAGCTTGTGTCAAAACTAAGATCATCTATATACAACGGGATTTCCACGTCAGGCCTTGACCTTGACAACGGTACCATAGCAGACATGAGAGAACTAGGTATTGTGGAGAGTTACAAGCTGAAAAGAGCCGTCGTAAGCTCCGCTTCAGAAGCCGCAGAAGTGCTGCTGAGAGTCGACAACATCATCCGTGCAAAGCCAAGAACCGCTGATAGACATATGTAA
- the AXL2 gene encoding Axl2p (CAGL0L08294g~Ortholog(s) have role in axial cellular bud site selection and cellular bud neck septin ring, fungal-type vacuole, incipient cellular bud site, integral component of plasma membrane localization) gives MQTIQLIYLICALLGTALCAPYEAYPIPKQIPPVARTNQQFVFQISNDTYKSNVNDLVQISYQTYDLPKWLTFNTDSRTIQGLPPSDLFNGDNQVQYFKFILEGTDESDNSKLNNTYQLVVTNKPAITLSPNFNLLALLKNSGYTNGKNGLILTPNQIFNVTFDRSNFDSSDEIVAYYGRTDQYNAPLPNWVFFDPANLKFSGSAPVVNSQIAPQTAYDLTLIATDIDGYAGIEVPFELVIGAHTLTTSIQNTLVINVTETGNISYKVPLNYVYYDDAPITTNNLGSLNLVNNPAWIRLNNDTIEGTVPQDMIKSANGPIGNFSVVIYDINGDVIYLNFEVEATTKLFATSSLPNLNATRGEWFYYNFLPSQFTDFDNTNVSVKYEGDTDHDWLNFVSSNLTLMGRVPQNFQRLTIDLVAQKNSLSQQLPFTIIGMDKLTTNHTNITTSANATNSSTLYSSTRTSATHSKTSDVEVTSTSTESSSAVAPLSKASKKHSTKTAAIACGVAIPVAVIILVVLAFLFYRSKKKTEPKDEEKTPNISPPNPYNPANNPNKAATSLENPFEDDSDADSAKRRLDMLNALKLDDASTTDSDTSTMDEKRSNKSDIFYDTNNTNSRDLLLEHKDTNSTFFEPNIRSSSVYVDSIPAHKKSWRYTLASARSSHQPGNIRDSYSSLNTVSTAELMNTTISDEADIPKDPRKSTLGLRDSVFLDMGSKKKGNLTSSQGNSFSSQMLSESSGHSSQNIPHDTSMRTFERPILEEEASDKHTPGTVSSSSTDDFVPVKNGTSYEWVSKNSPNRKPSVKRFVDISNSSNINVSQAGNFEGHSPEHI, from the coding sequence ATGCAAACAATACAGCTCATATACCTCATATGTGCACTATTGGGCACAGCTCTTTGTGCGCCATACGAAGCCTACCCAATACCCAAACAGATACCGCCGGTAGCGAGGACGAACCAGCAGTTCGTGTTTCAGATATCTAATGATACATACAAATCTAATGTCAATGACCTTGTGCAGATAAGTTATCAGACATATGACCTGCCAAAATGGCTGACATTCAATACAGACAGCAGAACCATACAAGGACTGCCGCCTTCTGACCTCTTTAACGGCGACAACCAGGttcaatatttcaaattcatcttAGAAGGTACTGATGAGTCCGATAATAGCAAGCTCAATAACACATATCAGCTTGTTGTGACAAATAAACCAGCCATAACACTTTCGCCGAACTTTAATCTTCTGGCACTGCTGAAAAATAGCGGATACACTAATGGTAAAAATGGTCTCATTCTGACACCTAATCAGATATTTAATGTGACATTCGATAGATCAAATTTTGATAGTTCTGATGAGATAGTCGCATACTATGGCAGAACTGACCAGTACAATGCCCCTCTTCCTAACTGGGTTTTCTTCGATCCGGCCAATTTGAAATTCAGTGGTAGTGCTCCTGTGGTAAACTCACAAATAGCACCTCAAACTGCGTACGATCTAACGCTGATAGCTACAGACATCGATGGCTACGCAGGCATCGAGGTTCCTTTTGAATTAGTTATAGGTGCACACACACTGACTACCTCCATTCAAAATACTTTAGTGATTAATGTTACAGAGACTGGTAATATATCATACAAAGTGCCCTTAAATTATGTTTACTATGATGATGCTCCTATAACAACAAATAATCTAGGAAGTCTCAATCTTGTAAACAATCCGGCCTGGATTAGATTGAACAATGACACAATTGAAGGAACTGTACCACAGGACATGATCAAATCTGCCAATGGCCCTATTGGTAATTTCTCAGTTgttatatatgatattaatGGAGATGTTATCTATCTAAACTTCGAAGTCGAGGCAACAACAAAGTTATTTGCTACTTCATCCTTGCCAAATCTAAATGCTACTAGAGGTGAATGGTTCTACTATAATTTCTTACCTTCACAATTTACTGACTTCGATAACACCAATGTTAGTGTAAAATATGAGGGTGACACTGATCATGACTGGTTGAACTTTGTTTCGAGCAACCTAACTCTCATGGGAAGGGTTCCTCAGAACTTCCAACGACTAACCATTGATTTAGTGGCTCAGAAAAATTCATTATCACAACAATTACCATTCACCATCATTGGAATGGATAAGTTAACTACCAACCACACAAATATAACAACATCAGCCAATGCTACCAATTCATCTACGCTGTACAGTTCAACTAGAACATCAGCAACACATTCTAAGACTAGTGATGTAGAAGTGACTTCTACATCAACCGAATCCAGTTCAGCAGTAGCACCTTTGTCTAAAGCTTCTAAAAAACATTCTACTAAGACAGCGGCAATTGCTTGTGGTGTTGCTATTCCTGTTGCAgtaataatattagttGTCCTGGCATTTTTATTCTACAGatccaagaagaaaaccGAGCCAaaggatgaagaaaagacaCCAAATATTAGTCCACCAAACCCATATAATCCTGCTAATAATCCAAACAAGGCAGCTACATCATTGGAGAATCCTTTTGAGGATGATAGTGATGCCGATTCTGCTAAGAGAAGGCTAGACATGCTAAACGCTCTAAAACTCGATGATGCTTCAACTACTGATTCAGATACCTCCACTATGGATGAAAAGCGCAGCAATAAGTCtgatatattttatgaTACCAATAACACTAATAGTAGAGACCTCCTGTTAGAACATAAAGACACAAATAGTACCTTCTTTGAGCCTAACATCAGATCGTCTTCCGTTTACGTGGACAGCATTCCTGCACACAAGAAGTCCTGGAGATATACTTTGGCTTCAGCTAGATCTAGCCACCAACCAGGAAACATTAGAGACAGTTACAGCTCTTTGAATACTGTTTCAACAGCAGAGTTGATGAATACCACAATTTCTGATGAAGCTGATATCCCTAAAGACCCCAGAAAATCTACTCTCGGTTTAAGAGATTCTGTTTTCTTGGATATGGGTAGTAAGAAAAAAGGCAATTTAACATCTTCACAAGGCAATAGTTTTTCTAGTCAAATGCTGTCCGAGAGCAGTGGTCACTCTAGTCAAAATATACCTCATGATACTAGTATGAGAACTTTTGAGAGACCAATATTAGAGGAAGAGGCCAGTGACAAGCATACACCGGGTACTGTGTCAAGCTCTTCCACAGATGACTTTGTCCCTGTGAAAAACGGTACATCGTATGAATGGGTGTCAAAGAATAGTCCAAATAGAAAACCAAGCGTTAAAAGATTTGTTGACATTTCTAACAGCAGTAATATCAATGTAAGCCAGGCAGGTAATTTTGAAGGACATAGCCCAGAACATATTTGA